A region of Drosophila suzukii chromosome 2L, CBGP_Dsuzu_IsoJpt1.0, whole genome shotgun sequence DNA encodes the following proteins:
- the LOC139352566 gene encoding uncharacterized protein — translation MDKKQIVEWLQANEILFPASATLRQLRKLALDAGCQEAADIPENTLEEEDAKIDILSQGTASEDIHIHTLEEEEALLDAAIRVAEKKKILAGLMQNNNKTTDDIRMVKQLMVPFSATENEEALKWILDFERICRDVNECKNFQLRCVRMLMKPGTDADLFVRVDRSSTYDEFKKNFIETFGHGSSTADIVLLLKETIFNPAKNTVMGYILLMEEIAMRANIDEKLTVQFIIDGFRDRSANIALLYTATTIGQLKELARKYASLSKKSHNFSHRAESSGNERNTIRCYNCSAYGHYASSCTASKREKGSCFRCGSLQHMLKDCQQKPTINPRMVGAANNQPIRDDEEGHNMFIPIVNQRH, via the exons GTTGGATGCCGGTTGCCAAGAAGCGGCTGATATCCCGGAAAACACATTGGAGGAAGAAGACGCCAAAATTGATATACTAAGTCAAGGAACCGCTAGCGAAGacatacacatacacacattggaagaagaagaagcattGCTTGACGCCGCCATAAGGGTGGCTGAAAAGAAAAAGATATTGGCCGGATTGatgcaaaacaacaacaagacGACAGATGACATTAGAATGGTAAAGCAGCTCATGGTCCCGTTTTCTGCCACTGAAAATGAGGAAGCTCTTAAGTGGATTTTGGATTTTGAGAGAATCTGCAGAGATGTTAATGAGTGTAAAAATTTTCAATTGCGCTGCGTACGAATGCTTATGAAACCGGGCACAGATGCGGACTTGTTTGTGCGTGTTGACCGATCGAGTACTTACGACGAATTTAAGAAAAACTTTATAGAAACATTTGGTCATGGCAGTTCAACTGCTGATATTGTATTGCTGTTAAAGGAAACCATTTTTAACCCTGCGAAGAACACCGTTATGGGATACATACTTCTTATGGAGGAAATTGCTATGCGTGCTAACATCGACGAAAAATTGACAGTCCAGTTCATCATTGATGGTTTTCGTGATCGTTCAGCCAATATCGCCCTATTGTACACAGCTACAACAATCGGACAATTGAAAGAGTTGGCTCGGAAGTATGCAAGTCTAAGTAAGAAGTCGCACAATTTTTCCCACCGTGCAGAAAGTTCTGGAAATGAGCGGAACACAATCCGCTGCTATAATTGTTCCGCTTATGGGCATTACGCTTCGTCGTGTACTGCGTCGAAACGCGAGAAGGGGTCCTGTTTCCGTTGTGGATCCCTCCAACATATGCTGAAGGATTGTCAACAGAAGCCTACAATTAATCCGCGGATGGTGGGCGCAGCCAACAACCAGCCGATTCGAGATGACGAAGAGGGGCACAATATGTTTATTCCGATTGTTAACCAG CGCCATTAA